A genomic region of Mugil cephalus isolate CIBA_MC_2020 chromosome 5, CIBA_Mcephalus_1.1, whole genome shotgun sequence contains the following coding sequences:
- the si:ch1073-44g3.1 gene encoding UPF0461 protein C5orf24 homolog, whose protein sequence is MMHQVTSSSSDYCMSGLGDECHPAGHFDLCSTQSNKFYPSATNPGLQLSLSGLAPLPQGMHKAMACQLQDSQNDFQPQTVRIRGSEALGPDGSKKKKGIVKSGRRGRPSGTTKSAGYRTSTGRPLGTTRAAGFKTSPGRPLGTTKAAGYKVSPGRPPGSIKSGARFKKLDFNCDATKKLDFNNCSGPKKLDFTTCDVPPFPYTMMEKRDLCESGGKADESGE, encoded by the coding sequence ATGATGCATCAAGTGACCAGCAGCAGTAGCGACTACTGCATGAGTGGACTGGGAGACGAGTGTCATCCAGCAGGACACTTTGATTTATGTAGCACACAGTCAAACAAATTCTACCCCTCTGCGACTAACCCTGGTCTGCAGCTGTCCCTCTCCGGCCTTGCCCCTTTGCCACAGGGGATGCACAAAGCCATGGCATGCCAGTTACAGGACTCCCAGAACGACTTCCAGCCACAAACAGTGAGAATCAGAGGCAGCGAGGCCCTGGGGCCCGATGGCTCTAAGAAAAAGAAGGGCATAGTGAAATCAGGCCGGAGAGGGAGGCCGTCCGGGACCACAAAGTCAGCCGGGTACCGTACAAGTACCGGGCGTCCACTCGGGACAACTAGAGCGGCCGGGTTCAAAACCAGCCCGGGGAGGCCGCTCGGAACCACCAAAGCAGCAGGCTATAAGGTCAGCCCCGGCAGGCCGCCCGGCAGCATCAAGAGCGGGGCTCGGTTCAAGAAGCTAGATTTCAATTGTGACGCCACCAAGAAACTTGACTTTAACAACTGCAGTGGTCCCAAGAAACTGGACTTCACCACCTGCGACGTTCCACCTTTTCCGTACACCATGATGGAGAAAAGAGACCTCTGTGAGTCTGGTGGAAAAGCGGACGAGAGCGGCGAATAG
- the atp5po gene encoding ATP synthase subunit O, mitochondrial, which yields MAAHMLGQQVRQFSSSVVRPVSKLIKPPIQVYGVEGRYATALFSAASKQNKLDQVEQELGKVSTMIKDPKLGSIVMNPHVKRSLKQRAFSDALAKAKVSPITVNLINVLSDNGRLPLTGDVIAAFGKMMSAHRGEVICSVTTAQPLDDASLSELKVALKGFLQKGESIKLETKSDPSILGGMIVSIGDKYVDMSTKTKIQKLTKLMKET from the exons ATGGCAGCACACATGCTAGGACAGCAG GTCCGTCAGTTCAGCTCGTCTGTGGTCAGACCAGTGTCCAAACTGATTAAG cctcccatcCAGGTGTATGGAGTGGAGGGCCGCTATGCCACTGCTCTGTTCTCAGCTGCCAGCAAGCAGAACAAACTGGACCAAGTGGAGCAGGAGTTGGGAAAAGTCTCT ACCATGATCAAGGACCCCAAGTTAGGCAGTATTGTAATGAATCCTCACGTAAAGCGAAGCCTCAAGCAGAGGGCCTTCAGCGATGCTCTTGCAAAGGCAAAAGTTTCACCCATCACCGTCAACCTCATCA ATGTTTTGTCCGACAACGGTCGTCTCCCTTTAACTGGGGACGTAATCGCTGCTTTTGGCAAGATGATGAGTGCACACCGTGGAGAGGTCATCTGCTCCGTCACTACTGCTCAG CCTTTGGATGACGCTAGTCTCTCTGAACTGAAAGTAGCTCTGAAGGGCTTTCTGCAGAAGGGGGAATCGATCAAGCTGGAAACAAAG TCAGATCCGTCAATCTTGGGTGGCATGATCGTCAGCATTGGAGACAAGTATGTGGACATGTCCACCAAAACAAAGATCCAGAAGCTGACCAAGCTGATGAAGGAAACTTAA
- the LOC125008468 gene encoding serine/threonine-protein phosphatase 2A catalytic subunit alpha isoform-like encodes MDDKSFTKELDGWIEQLNECKQLSENQVKVLCEKAKEILTKESNVQEVRCPVTVCGDVHGQFHDLMELFKIGGRSPDTNYLFMGDYVDRGYYSVETVTLLVSLKVRFRERITILRGNHESRQITQVYGFYDECLRKYGNANVWKYFTDLFDYLPLTALVDNQIFCLHGGLSPSIDTLEHIRALDRLQEVPHEGPMCDLLWSDPDDRGGWGISPRGAGYTFGQDISETFNHANGLTLVSRAHQLVMEGYNWCHDRNVVTIFSAPNYCYRCGNQAAIMELDDTLKYSFLQFDPAPRRGEPHVTRRTPDYFL; translated from the exons ATGGACGACAAGTCATTCACCAAGGAGCTGGACGGATGGATTGAACAACTGAACGAGTGCAAACAGCTATCAGAGAATCAGGTCAAAGTCCTGTGTGAAAAG GCCAAGGAAATCTTGACAAAAGAGTCCAATGTGCAGGAGGTGAGATGTCCAGTGACAGTCTGTGGAGATGTCCACGGGCAGTTTCACGACCTCATGGAGCTGTTTAAGATAGGGGGGAGGTCTCCAGACACCAACTACCTCTTCATGGGAGACTATGTTGATCGAGGCTACTATTCTGTGGAGACTGTTACGCTCCTAGTTTCCCTTAAg GTGAGGTTCCGAGAGCGAATCACAATTCTCAGAGGGAACCACGAGAGCAGGCAGATCACGCAAGTGTATGGTTTTTACGACGAGTGCTTAAGGAAATACGGAAATGCAAACGTTTGGAAGTACTTCACAGATTTGTTTGACTATCTGCCCCTCACAGCGCTGGTAGACAACCAG ATTTTCTGCCTCCATGGAGGATTATCCCCTTCAATAGACACACTGGAGCACATCAGAGCGCTGGATCGCTTGCAGGAGGTTCCTCACGAG GGCCCAATGTGCGACTTGTTGTGGTCAGACCCAGATGACCGTGGTGGCTGGGGAATCTCACCCCGTGGTGCTGGCTACACGTTTGGGCAGGACATTTCTGAGACTTTCAACCACGCCAACGGCCTAACCTTGGTTTCAAGAGCCCACCAGCTGGTGATGGAG GGTTACAATTGGTGCCACGACCGAAATGTAGTGACAATCTTCAGTGCACCGAACTATTGTTATCGTTGTGGCAACCAGGCAGCAATAATGGAACTTGATGACACATTAAAATACTCCTT cCTACAGTTCGACCCGGCGCCGCGCAGAGGAGAGCCACATGTGACGCGGCGTACACCGGACTATTTCCTGTAA
- the sfxn1 gene encoding sideroflexin-1, with amino-acid sequence MAAELSTSINIKEPRWDQSTFVGRAKHFFTVTDPRNILLTNEQLAHAHKIITDYRQGVVSPGLTEDELWRAKYVFDSAFHPDTGEKMILIGRMSAQVPMNMTITGCMMTFYKTTPAVLFWQWINQSFNAIVNYTNRSGDAPITVSQLGTAYVSATTGAVATALGLNALTKHISPLIGRFVPFAAVAAANCINIPLMRQRELQHGIPITDENDNRLGESTKAAQQAISQVVVSRILMASPGMAIPPFLMNHLEKKAFLKKFPWMSAPIQVGLVGFCLVFATPLCCALFPQKSSMSVSRLEPELQEKIRASHPGVERVYFNKGL; translated from the exons ATGGCAGCAGAGCTATCCACTTCCATAAACATCAAGGAGCCCCGGTGGGACCAGAGCACATTTGTAGGTCGGGCCAAACATTTCTTCACCGTCACGGACCCGAGGAACATCCTCCTCACCAACGAACAACTCGCGCACGCGCACAAAATCATCACTGACTACAG GCAAGGTGTAGTCTCTCCAGGCCTGACAGAGGATGAGCTGTGGAGAGCCAAATATGTTTTTGACTCGGCTTTCCATCCCGACACCGGGGAGAAGATGATCCTGATCGGACGCATGTCAGCACAGGTTCCCATGAACATGACCATCACCGGGTGCATGATGACGTTTTACAA GACGACTCCAGCTGTGTTGTTCTGGCAGTGGATTAATCAGTCTTTCAATGCAATAGTCAACTATACCAACCGGAGCGGCGACGCCCCGATCACAGTCAG TCAGCTTGGCACAGCTTATGTGTCTGCCACCACGGGGGCAGTTGCCACCGCTCTAGGACTAAATGCACTAACAAAG CATATCTCACCTCTGATTGGACGTTTTGTCCCAtttgctgctgtggctgctgcgAACTGTATCAACATCCCACTGATGAGACAAAG AGAGCTTCAGCACGGCATCCCCATAACAGATGAAAATGACAACAGGTTAGGAGAGTCGACGAAAGCTGCACAGCAGGCAATCTCTCAGGTTGTGGTCTCTAGGATCCTCATGGCTTCTCCAGGAATGG CTATCCCCCCGTTTTTAATGAACCATTTGGAGAAGAAGGCGTTCCTGAAG aagtTCCCATGGATGAGTGCACCTATTCAAGTCGGCCTGGTGGGATTCTG tctgGTGTTCGCCACCCCGCTCTGCTGTGCACTGTTCCCTCAGAAGAG CTCCATGTCAGTCAGCCGCCTGGAGCCggagctgcaggagaaaatCCGGGCCAGCCACCCGGGAGTGGAGAGGGTTTACTTCAACAAAGGGCTATGA
- the atp7a gene encoding copper-transporting ATPase 1 gives MTQKVDLSSVSLGVEGMTCGSCVQSIEQRIGSLRGVIHIKVSLEKGNATVIYDHSQQSPQSLSEAIEDMGFESRLSECSAAASVSTDTQLITTSGLTPAAQREASEKLSQIQGVLDVRENLPPTGLTVTFIPSLTSALQLSEVVSSLTPADVPAPSSPTQKGLALSPSHTNTGKGVTVLKLCIEGMTCHSCTTTIEGKIGKLKGIEKIKVVLDSQEATVVYLPYLITVQTIIDQIAVAGFKASVKSKPQPLQLSPSEIERFADSQKPTVSSPSETSEETEIFIDTTLVALRVKGMHCRSCVVNIQDNISAMSGVSSVEVSLEKEMASICYDPLVVTVTQLQQAIEALPPGNFKTQPWDSSGPVSTSPTPALPSSRPAGATQAKHASPEPCFTQPLAAVTNIHIEGMTCNSCVQSIEGMISQRKGVVSAQVSLADHQGIFEYDPLLTTPEELRDAIEDMGFDAFLPETNSLLPTSDPLSSGSSSITPVKGKKLDGDKDTLQGFSGDTHSKCFIQIGGMTCASCVANIERNLKNELGISSVLVALMAGKAEVRYNPEVIDPGKIAECVTELGFSASVMENYEDSDGNLELVVRGMTCASCVHKIESSLMKQKGIIYASVALATNKAHIKYDAEYIGPRDIIKHIENLGFEASLVKKDRTASHLDHSTEIRQWRKSFLVSLIFCVPVMGMMLYMIIVDHQMNVSHHHNSTVEDLNHYHSTMFLERQLFPGLSIMNLISFLFCVPVQFIGGRYFYIQAYKALKHKSANMDVLIVLATSIAFTYSLVILIVAMVEKAKINPITFFDTPPMLFVFISLGRWLEQIAKSKTSEALSKLMSLQATEATVVTLGSDMSILSEEQMDVGLVQRGDVVKVVPGGKFPVDGKVIEGTSMSDESLITGEAMPVTKKPGSTVIAGSINQNGSLLVSATHVGSDTTLAQIVKLVEEAQTSKAPIQQYADRISGYFVPFIVVISFLTLIAWIIIGFLDFSLVELYFPAYDKSISRTEAVIRFAFQASITVLCIACPCSLGLATPTAVMVGTGVGAQNGILIKGGEPLEMAHKVQSVVFDKTGTITYGAPKVIQVKILVEGNRMPRSRLLAIVGTAENSSEHPLGASVTRYCKQELGTESLGTCTAFQAVPGCGIQCQVSNTEFLLKQGDSDSEDNNQRNSVLVQISDTRLSTTAHPLIMDPQPLSVVQTATYGVLIGNREWMRRNCLQVSPDVDEAMIEHERRGRTAVLVAVDNMLCAMIAIADTVKPEAELAVRTLTSMGLEVVLMTGDNSKTARAIAAQVGIRKVFAEVLPSHKVAKVEQLQQAGKRVAMVGDGVNDSPALAMADVGIAIGTGTDVAIEAADVVLIRNDLLDVVGSIDLSKKTVRRIRINFVFALIYNLVGIPIAAGVFLPIGLVLQPWMGSAAMALSSVSVVVSSLLLKCYTKPTAEYLEAKLGTSRRQGSLSDVSVHIGMGDVRRPSPKLSLLDRIVNYSRASINSLRSDKHSLNSLALNEPDKHSLLVGEALCEEEFC, from the exons GTGTCTTTGGAGAAGGGAAATGCCACGGTCATATATGACCACAGTCAACAGAGCCCACAGTCTCTGTCGGAGGCCATCGAGGACATGGGCTTTGAATCAAGACTGTCGGAGTGCAGCGCAGCCGCGTCGGTCTCTACAGATACCCAGCTGATCACCACCTCAGGCCTAACACCTGCAGCCCAACGAGAAGCCTCGGAGAAGCTCTCACAGATTCAAGGAGTGCTGGATGTCAGAGAGAACCTGCCTCCGACGGGTCTCACTGTCACGTTTATTCCTTCCCTGACTTCTGCGCTGCAGCTTAGCGAGGTCGTATCCAGTTTAACACCCGCAGATGTGCCCGCTCCCAGTAGCCCTACACAAAAAGGCCTAGCCTTGTCTCCATCTCACACCAACACGGGAAAGGGGGTGACTGTCCTGAAGCTGTGCATCGAAGGAATGACCTGCCACTCCTGCACCACCACCATTGAAGGGAAGATTGGGAAACTGAAAGGGATTGAAAAGATCAAAG TTGTTTTAGATTCTCAGGAAGCTACAGTCGTCTACCTGCCTTACCTCATCACTGTTCAAACCATCATCGACCAGATTGCTGTTGCCGGATTCAAGGCCTCCGTCAAGTCCAAGCCGCAGCCTCTGCAGTTGTCTCCCAGCGAAATTGAACGTTTCGCCGATTCTCAAAAACCGACGGTTTCGTCTCCGTCGGAAACATCAGAGGAGACGGAAATCTTCATAGACACGACGCTCGTCGCGCTCAGGGTGAAAGGCATGCACTGCCGTTCCTGTGTGGTCAATATTCAAGACAATATCTCAGCGATGTCTGGTGTTTCGTCGGTAGAGGTCTCTCTGGAGAAGGAGATGGCCTCTATCTGCTACGATCCTCTAgtggtcacagtgactcagctgCAACAGGCAATTGAGGCGCTGCCTCCAGGAAACTTTAAAACTCAACCCTGGGACTCTTCTGGCCCCGTCTCCACATCACCTACGCCTGCCTTACCTTCATCGCGGCCTGCGGGAGCAACCCAGGCCAAACACGCTTCCCCGGAGCCTTGTTTTACTCAGCCTCTCGCTGCTGTAACTAATATTCACATCGAGGGCATGACATGTAACTCCTGTGTCCAGTCCATCGAAGGCATGATCTCTCAAAGGAAGGGGGTAGTGTCAGCCCAGGTGTCTCTGGCTGATCACCAGGGGATCTTTGAGTATGACCCCCTTTTAACCACACCAGAGGAGCTGAGAGACGCTATAGAAGATATGGGCTTCGATGCTTTTCTACCTG AGACCAATTCTCTGCTGCCTACTTCAGACCCTTTGTCGTCAGGGTCTTCAAGTATTACGCCTGTCAAGGGTAAGAAGCTGGACGGCGACAAAGACACGCTCCAGGGCTTCAGTGGAGACACACACTCTAAATGCTTCATCCAGATCGGAGGAATGACCTGCGCTTCCTGTGTGGCAAACATCGAGCGAAACCTCAAGAATGAACTTg GTATCTCGTCTGTTCTGGTTGCACTAATGGCCGGTAAAGCAGAGGTCAGATATAACCCCGAAGTCATCGATCCAGGGAAGATAGCCGAGTGTGTGACGGAGCTGGGCTTCTCCGCCTCCGTTATGGAGAACTATGAAGATTCAGATGGAAACCTGGAACTAGTG GTCAGAGGAATGACATGTGCCTCTTGTGTTCACAAAATCGAATCCAGCCTTATGAAACAGAAGGGTATTATATATGCCTCCGTTGCCTTGGCAACTAACAAAGCACACATTAAGTACGACGCTGAATACATAGGCCCGCGAGACATCATCAAGCACATTGAG aaCCTAGGGTTTGAAGCATCTTTGGTAAAGAAGGACCGCACTGCCAGCCACTTGGACCACAGCACAGAGATCCGACA GTGGAGGAAGTCGTTCCTCGTGAGCTTGATTTTCTGCGTGCCTGTAATGGGTATGATGCTCTACATGATCATCGTCGACCACCAGATGAATGTTTCCCATCACCACAACTCCACAGTAGAAGACCTCAATCACTACCACTCCACCATGTTCCTGGAGAGACAGCTTTTCCCAGGCCTCTCCATCATGAACCtcatctctttcctcttttgtgTGCCTGTGCAG TTTATTGGAGGTCGCTACTTCTACATCCAAGCTTACAAAGCATTGAAACACAAGTCTGCCAACATGGATGTGCTGATAGTTCTGGCGACTAGCATAGCCTTCACCTACTCACTGGTCATCCTTATAGTGGCCATGGTGGAGAAGGCGAAAATCAACCCCATCACTTTCTTCGACACACCTCCTATGCTGTTCGTCTTCATCTCTCTGGGACGCTGGCTGGAACAAATAGCCAAG AGCAAGACGTCCGAGGCCTTGTCCAAACTGATGTCTTTACAAGCTACTGAGGCCACAGTGGTGACGCTGGGCAGTGATATGTCTATACTCAG TGAAGAGCAGATGGATGTTGGCCTGGTGCAGAGGGGCGATGTGGTGAAAGTCGTTCCTGGGGGGAAGTTCCCAGTCGATGGGAAGGTCATTGAGGGAACCTCCATGTCTGACGAGTCTCTCATCACAG GTGAGGCCATGCCGGTGACAAAGAAGCCCGGGAGCACGGTCATCGCAGGCTCCATTAACCAGAACGGCTCTCTGCTCGTCAGCGCTACACATGTTGGCTCGGACACTACACTCGCTCAGATCGTCAAACTGGTGGAGGAGGCTCAGACTTCCAAG GCTCCCATCCAGCAGTATGCAGATAGGATCAGTGGCTACTTTGTACCCTTCATCGTTGTCATATCTTTTCTTACGCTGATCGCCTGGATTATTATTGGGTTTTTGGACTTCTCTCTAGTGGAGCTGTACTTTCCC GCGTACGACAAAAGCATTTCCAGAACCGAGGCAGTGATTCGATTCGCCTTCCAGGCCTCCATAACGGTGTTATGCATCGCCTGTCCCTGTTCCCTTGGCTTGGCAACCCCGACAGCTGTCATGGTGGGCACAGGTGTTGGAGCCCAAAATGGCATCCTGATAAAGGGAGGAGAGCCACTGGAGATGGCACATAAG GTCCAGTCGGTGGTGTTTGACAAGACTGGGACCATCACATACGGAGCCCCTAAGGTTATCCAAGTCAAGATACTCGTGGAGGGGAATAGGATGCCTCGCTCCCGCCTGCTGGCCATTGTGGGTACAGCAGAGAACAGCAGTGAACATCCTCTGGGAGCATCTGTCACCAGATACTGCAAACAG gaGCTCGGCACAGAATCCCTCGGCACATGCACCGCCTTTCAGGCAGTGCCGGGATGCGGCATCCAGTGCCAGGTCAGCAACACGGAGTTTCTTCTAAAGCAGGGGGACAGCGACAGTGAGGACAACAACCAGCGCAACAGTGTCCTCGTCCAGATCAGTGACACCCGTTTGTCCACCACCGCTCATCCTCTCATCATGGACCCACAGCCACTGA GCGTCGTCCAGACGGCTACATACGGCGTCCTGATCGGCAACAGGGAGTGGATGAGGAGGAACTGCCTGCAAGTCAGTCCTGACGTTGATGAAGCCATGATAGAGCATGAGCGCAGAGGTCGCACTGCTGTTCTAGTAGCTGTAGACA atATGCTGTGTGCAATGATAGCCATAGCAGACACGGTGAAACCAGAGGCTGAGCTGGCAGTCCGCACGCTCACCAGCATGGGGCTGGAAGTTGTGCTAATGACTGGAGACAACAGCAAGACGGCTCGAGCCATTGCTGCACAG GTTGGAATCAGGAAGGTGTTTGCTGAGGTGCTGCCCTCCCACAAGGTGGCCaaggtggagcagctgcagcaggcgGGAAAGAGAGTTGCCATGGTGGGCGACGGCGTGAACGACTCGCCCGCTCTGGCCATGGCCGACGTGGGCATCGCCATAGGAACCGGGACAGATGTGGCCATCGAGGCAGCAGACGTGGTGTTGATCAGG AACGACCTGCTGGATGTGGTGGGCAGCATTGACCTCTCTAAAAAGACCGTCAGGAGAATCAGGATCAACTTCGTTTTTGCTCTTATCTACAACCTGGTTGGAATTCCTATTGCTGCTG GTGTGTTCCTTCCCATTGGTCTGGTGTTACAGCCGTGGATGGGCTCTGCTGCGATGGCGCTGTCATCCGTCTCCGTGGTCGTGTCCTCGCTTCTACTCAAATG TTACACTAAACCCACCGCTGAGTATCTGGAGGCCAAACTGGGGACTAGCAGGCGTCAGGGCAGCCTCTCCGACGTCAGCGTCCACATCGGCATGGGCGACGTGCGTCGCCCCTCTCCCAAACTCAGCCTGCTGGACCGAATCGTCAACTACAGCCGCGCCTCGATCAACTCCCTGCGCTCCGACAAGCACTCGCTCAACAGCTTGGCGCTGAATGAGCCCGACAAACACTCGCTGCTGGTGGGGGAGGCGCTGTGCGAGGAGGAGTTCTGCTGA